In one Borrelia hispanica CRI genomic region, the following are encoded:
- a CDS encoding variable large family protein, with amino-acid sequence MVMVVMVVMGCNSGGVKDPEKVFLSEMVNLGKGFMEVFVSFGDMITGTLGIKAETKKSEIGAYFTKIENTMKVVKGKLSKILEENGKYEKVREKVGEFIGEIDKVKVGANKAALGANDDAVIGEVVKSAVAGVNSPNAESVKNLVEGIKEIVDLVVTEGNGQADKTKPVDEDKKGIGRLFGAQTADDKGAEEKHTAAANASIGAVSGADILKAIAGANVDAGKDGKVSDAKDAVALALAKGTATENEEKLGDAIKKDSIIAAGIALRAMAKDGKFIVKDIGDNKTEAESAKGAAANAVNKVLSTLIIAVRNRVDEGLKEINKVLGEIKQGEISEVKSN; translated from the coding sequence ATGGTGATGGTAGTGATGGTGGTGATGGGATGTAATAGTGGGGGAGTAAAAGATCCAGAGAAAGTATTTTTGAGTGAGATGGTAAATTTAGGGAAAGGATTTATGGAAGTATTTGTGAGTTTTGGGGATATGATTACAGGGACGTTGGGGATAAAGGCAGAAACAAAGAAAAGTGAGATTGGGGCATATTTTACTAAGATTGAGAATACAATGAAAGTAGTGAAAGGTAAATTAAGTAAGATTTTGGAAGAGAATGGGAAATATGAGAAAGTGAGAGAGAAGGTAGGGGAATTTATTGGGGAGATAGATAAAGTAAAAGTTGGAGCAAATAAGGCTGCTTTGGGAGCTAATGATGATGCAGTTATTGGTGAAGTTGTAAAATCTGCTGTTGCTGGAGTTAATAGTCCTAATGCAGAAAGTGTAAAGAATTTGGTTGAGGGAATAAAGGAAATAGTTGATTTGGTTGTAACAGAAGGAAATGGACAAGCAGATAAAACTAAGCCTGTTGATGAGGATAAGAAGGGTATTGGTAGGTTATTTGGGGCTCAGACTGCTGATGATAAAGGAGCAGAAGAGAAACATACAGCAGCAGCAAATGCATCAATAGGAGCAGTAAGTGGAGCTGATATATTAAAAGCGATTGCTGGAGCTAATGTTGATGCTGGCAAAGATGGCAAAGTGAGTGATGCTAAAGATGCGGTTGCTTTGGCTTTAGCTAAAGGTACTGCTACTGAGAATGAAGAGAAGCTTGGTGATGCTATTAAAAAAGATTCTATTATAGCAGCGGGGATAGCATTGAGAGCAATGGCAAAAGATGGTAAATTTATTGTGAAGGATATTGGTGACAATAAAACAGAAGCTGAATCTGCAAAGGGAGCAGCAGCAAATGCAGTGAATAAGGTATTGAGTACATTGATAATAGCCGTAAGGAATAGAGTGGATGAGGGATTAAAGGAGATTAATAAGGTGTTAGGAGAGATTAAACAAGGAGAAATTTCTGAAGTTAAGTCTAATTAA